The following coding sequences lie in one Rutidosis leptorrhynchoides isolate AG116_Rl617_1_P2 chromosome 4, CSIRO_AGI_Rlap_v1, whole genome shotgun sequence genomic window:
- the LOC139904428 gene encoding zeatin O-glucosyltransferase-like: MVTPTMNITNQNNVVIVMVPLPLQGHLNQLLHLSRLISAHNVPVHIISTTTHGRQAKLRLQGWDPNTISTIFFHDYPIPTYASPSLKPNSDNKFPSHLLPICEAATNLRGPVAALLRKLGPTTHRLIIIHDSLMGSVVQDFVSIPNAESYTFHSVSAFSIALYTSKHVAEQIRKLIEPKALTQGLISFEGCFSSEFKKFITSQHEYTKLSSGRIYNTCRVVEQPILELLEADARNNNKLLWALGPFNPVDIKSSSKVSRKDGGPVARCLNWLDKQSSNTVIFISFGTTTTFSLEQITEIAIGLEKSYTKFIWVVREADKDVTNNKKFRVELPQGFEERVKDRGVVIRVWAPQLDILGHKSIGGFMSHCGWNSCIESISMGVPIAAWPVHSDQPNNAVLVTKILKVGLLVKEWCQSEDVVGSMVVETAVRRLMGSKDGDEIRKRAMVMGRRVRKSTRDGGVSRLELDSFIDHISR, translated from the exons ATGGTAACACCTACCATGAATATTACTAACCAAAATAACGTAGTCATAGTCATGGTTCCACTTCCATTACAAGGCCATCTCAACCAACTCCTCCACCTCTCCCGCCTTATCTCCGCCCACAACGTCCCAGTCCATATCATCTCTACCACCACTCACGGCCGCCAAGCCAAGCTCCGGTTACAAGGGTGGGACCCAAACACAATCTCCACTATCTTTTTCCATGACTACCCTATTCCAACTTATGCATCACCATCTCTTAAACCTAATTCCGACAACAAATTCCCTTCTCATCTTTTACCTATATGTGAAGCCGCCACTAACCTTCGCGGTCCAGTGGCGGCTCTCCTTCGAAAATTAGGTCCCACGACACACCGGCTCATTATTATCCATGATTCTCTCATGGGTTCGGTCGTTCAAGACTTTGTTTCAATCCCAAACGCCGAATCTTACACTTTTCATAGTGTATCAGCATTCTCGATTGCTTTATACACCTCCAAACATGTTGCAGAACAAATTCGAAAATTAATCGAACCAAAAGCCCTTACACAAGGATTGATATCATTTGAGGGTTGCTTTTCATCCGAGTTCAAGAAATTCATCACTAGTCAACATGAGTACACCAAACTTAGCTCGGGTCGCATCTATAACACGTGTAGAGTGGTCGAGCAGCCAATCTTGGAGTTACTAGAAGCCGATGCACGAAATAATAACAAGCTACTTTGGGCTCTTGGACCCTTTAATCCTGTCGATATAAAAAG CAGTTCAAAAGTTTCAAGAAAAGATGGTGGTCCAGTTGCGAGATGCCTCAATTGGCTTGACAAACAATCATCAAACACCGTGATCTTCATTTCGTTCGGGACAACAACAACGTTTTCCCTAGAACAAATCACAGAGATCGCAATCGGATTAGAAAAGAGCTATACAAAATTCATATGGGTAGTTCGTGAAGCGGATAAAGATGTAACAAATAATAAAAAATTCCGTGTTGAATTGCCACAAGGGTTTGAAGAAAGAGTTAAAGATCGCGGTGTCGTAATTAGAGTTTGGGCACCACAGTTAGATATATTGGGTCATAAGTCTATAGGTGGGTTCATGAGTCATTGCGGATGGAACTCGTGTATTGAAAGTATATCTATGGGAGTTCCTATAGCAGCGTGGCCAGTACATTCGGACCAACCGAATAATGCCGTGTTGGTGACAAAGATTCTTAAAGTAGGATTGTTGGTGAAAGAATGGTGCCAAAGTGAAGATGTGGTGGGGTCGATGGTCGTGGAGACCGCGGTGAGGAGATTGATGGGTTCGAAAGATGGTGATGAAATTAGAAAAAGAGCGATGGTGATGGGTCGTCGTGTTAGAAAGTCTACTAGAGATGGTGGTGTTAGTCGGCTCGAGCTGGACTCATTTATTGATCATATAAGCCGATAA